One window from the genome of Pedobacter schmidteae encodes:
- a CDS encoding sigma-54 dependent transcriptional regulator — protein sequence MRKILIVDDEINIGILLSKFLTRNSFSVSTATSGVSAMEYLSREYYDLVLCDYRLEDTDGKEMLIKIKEKYPRTGVIIITGYSDIKLAVELIKLGAYDYITKPLYPDEILNTINKSIETQIALNTDPQVEASETPKQRAQKQIYSQTDNFVAGQSNASKQLLKQIQLVAPTSYSVILTGESGTGKESVAKAIHLNSPRRDNPFVAMDCGSLTKELAGSEFFGHEKGSFTGALYTKIGHFEMANGGTLFLDEVGNLSYDIQAALLRTVQERKIKRIGSTKEIDLDVRIIVATNENLANAIQKGKFREDLYHRFNEFSIDLPPLSQRGRDILIFANTFLEVANQELGRSVLGFSQEVEECFLTYNWPGNVRELKNVIRRATLLTESQEIQLKALPLEISTYAKANAIETTMSRAERPRDLKNAALEAEYEAILKVLREVNFNKTKAAKILNIDRKTLYNKMRAINLEK from the coding sequence ATGAGAAAAATATTAATTGTTGATGATGAGATAAATATTGGAATACTATTATCTAAATTTTTAACGCGCAATTCATTTAGTGTATCGACTGCCACAAGTGGTGTTTCAGCGATGGAATATCTATCCAGGGAATACTATGACTTAGTATTATGTGACTACCGTTTGGAAGACACAGACGGTAAGGAGATGCTGATTAAGATTAAAGAGAAATATCCCAGAACAGGGGTAATCATTATAACCGGATATTCTGATATTAAACTTGCTGTAGAGTTGATTAAGCTTGGCGCTTATGATTACATTACCAAGCCGCTTTATCCGGATGAGATTCTGAATACCATCAATAAATCAATTGAAACGCAGATTGCGTTAAATACTGACCCTCAGGTTGAAGCTTCGGAGACACCGAAACAAAGGGCCCAAAAGCAAATCTATAGTCAGACCGATAATTTTGTTGCCGGACAAAGTAATGCCTCAAAACAATTGTTAAAACAAATACAGCTGGTGGCGCCTACCTCTTACAGTGTTATTTTAACCGGCGAGAGTGGTACCGGAAAAGAGTCGGTTGCCAAAGCCATTCACCTAAATAGCCCCCGGAGAGATAATCCCTTTGTGGCAATGGACTGTGGATCGCTGACTAAAGAGCTGGCGGGTAGTGAATTTTTTGGCCATGAGAAAGGCTCGTTCACCGGTGCATTATATACCAAAATTGGTCATTTTGAAATGGCAAATGGTGGAACGCTTTTTTTGGATGAGGTAGGTAATCTTTCTTATGACATTCAGGCTGCGCTATTAAGAACTGTTCAGGAACGGAAAATTAAGCGTATTGGCAGTACGAAAGAAATTGATCTGGATGTGCGTATTATTGTTGCGACCAACGAAAACCTGGCCAATGCTATTCAAAAAGGAAAGTTCAGAGAGGATTTGTATCATCGCTTTAATGAGTTTTCTATTGATTTGCCTCCTTTAAGTCAAAGGGGAAGAGATATTTTAATCTTTGCCAATACTTTTCTGGAAGTAGCCAATCAGGAACTGGGGCGGAGTGTGCTTGGCTTTTCGCAAGAGGTTGAAGAATGTTTCTTGACCTATAATTGGCCCGGGAACGTTAGGGAATTGAAAAATGTAATCAGACGGGCTACCTTGTTGACAGAATCTCAGGAAATCCAGCTTAAGGCACTTCCTCTAGAGATTTCGACTTATGCAAAGGCTAATGCGATAGAGACGACGATGTCTCGTGCAGAGCGTCCGAGAGACTTGAAGAATGCAGCCCTGGAAGCAGAGTATGAAGCTATTTTAAAGGTGCTGCGGGAAGTTAATTTCAATAAAACGAAAGCAGCCAAAATACTGAATATAGATCGTAAAACGCTTTACAATAAAATGAGGGCCATCAATCTCGAGAAATAA
- a CDS encoding YtxH domain-containing protein: MNDNSKVLVGLLVGLAAGAALGLLFAPEKGSETRDRLSQSLKDLGDSIKDKAADEINNLSNLKDKVVSSVKSKLRQSEEEFIDDDLEHA, translated from the coding sequence ATGAATGATAATTCAAAAGTGCTAGTTGGGCTGTTGGTTGGTTTGGCTGCCGGAGCCGCACTCGGCTTGCTTTTTGCCCCTGAAAAGGGAAGTGAAACAAGAGATCGCTTAAGTCAGTCGTTAAAAGATCTTGGCGATTCGATTAAGGACAAAGCTGCTGATGAAATCAATAATTTGAGCAATCTGAAAGATAAAGTAGTAAGCTCGGTAAAAAGTAAACTTCGTCAGTCTGAAGAAGAATTTATTGATGACGATTTAGAACACGCTTAA
- a CDS encoding glutamine--tRNA ligase/YqeY domain fusion protein: MSEERSLNFIEEIIENDLNSGKYKTLITRFPPEPNGYLHIGHAKAICLNFGLTQKYGGYTNLRFDDTNPITEKTEYVDSQQADIKWLGFDWKHELYTSDYFDTLYGFAVKLIEKGLAYVDHSTAEEIADLKGTPTEPGKDSQYRSRSVAENLDLFTRMKNGEFADGVCTLRAKIDMASPNMIMRDPIIYRIKHAEHHRTGNKWCIYPMYDFAHGQSDSIETITHSICTLEYVSHRELYDWCIEKLEIYPSKQYEFARLNLSYTVMSKRKLLQLVNEGVVSGWDDPRMPTISGLRRRGYTPESIREFCERIGIAKRENLIELSLLEFCIREHLNKTANRVMAVLDPIKLVITNYPEGKEEILTGENNPEAEDKGGIREIPFSNELWIEQEDFMEEPAKKWFRLAPGAMVRLKHAYIVKCENFVKDANGKVTEIHCSYIPESKSGEDTSGLNVKGTIHWVSTKHAKSAEIRMYDRLFSVESPDAEEGDFKDYLNPNSMEVIKQAYIEPYLATADKDSRYQFIRKGYYCLDKDSTPEHLVFNRTVSLKDAWAKGNK; this comes from the coding sequence ATGAGTGAGGAAAGGTCATTGAACTTTATTGAAGAGATCATTGAGAACGATTTAAATAGCGGAAAATATAAAACATTAATCACCCGCTTTCCACCCGAACCTAATGGATATTTACACATTGGCCATGCCAAAGCCATTTGCCTAAACTTCGGTCTAACCCAAAAGTATGGCGGCTATACCAACCTTAGGTTTGACGATACAAATCCGATAACAGAGAAAACAGAATATGTAGACAGTCAGCAGGCCGACATTAAATGGCTTGGTTTTGATTGGAAGCACGAACTCTATACTTCCGACTATTTTGACACCTTATATGGATTTGCCGTTAAGCTGATTGAGAAAGGATTGGCCTATGTAGACCATAGTACTGCAGAGGAGATTGCCGATTTGAAAGGTACGCCAACTGAACCTGGAAAAGATAGTCAATACCGTAGCCGCAGCGTAGCCGAAAACCTGGACCTGTTTACCAGAATGAAAAACGGCGAGTTTGCAGATGGCGTCTGCACCTTACGCGCCAAAATAGATATGGCCAGCCCCAACATGATTATGCGGGACCCTATCATTTACCGCATCAAACATGCCGAACATCACCGCACAGGAAATAAATGGTGCATTTATCCTATGTATGATTTTGCCCATGGTCAAAGTGACAGTATAGAAACCATCACCCACTCTATCTGTACACTCGAATATGTTTCACACAGAGAATTGTACGATTGGTGTATTGAGAAACTGGAAATATATCCTTCAAAACAGTATGAATTTGCCCGTTTAAATCTTTCCTATACTGTAATGAGCAAACGCAAGCTGCTTCAACTGGTTAATGAAGGTGTAGTGAGCGGCTGGGATGATCCACGAATGCCAACAATAAGTGGTTTAAGACGCCGCGGTTATACACCGGAGAGCATTCGCGAGTTTTGTGAAAGAATTGGTATTGCCAAAAGGGAAAACCTGATTGAACTGAGCTTACTGGAATTCTGTATCCGCGAACATCTCAATAAAACAGCCAACCGTGTAATGGCTGTTTTAGACCCTATAAAACTAGTAATCACCAACTATCCGGAAGGAAAAGAAGAAATATTAACCGGTGAGAACAATCCGGAGGCGGAAGATAAAGGCGGAATCAGGGAAATACCATTTAGCAACGAATTGTGGATTGAACAGGAAGACTTTATGGAAGAGCCTGCAAAAAAATGGTTCAGACTGGCCCCAGGGGCAATGGTACGCCTGAAACATGCTTACATTGTTAAATGTGAGAATTTTGTAAAAGATGCTAATGGCAAAGTAACGGAGATACATTGCAGCTATATCCCTGAGTCGAAAAGCGGTGAAGACACCAGCGGCCTTAATGTTAAGGGAACGATCCACTGGGTGAGCACCAAACATGCAAAAAGTGCCGAGATCAGAATGTACGACCGGTTATTTAGTGTTGAATCTCCTGACGCTGAAGAAGGCGATTTTAAGGACTATCTGAACCCGAACAGCATGGAGGTGATTAAACAGGCTTATATTGAACCTTACCTGGCTACAGCGGATAAAGATAGCCGCTATCAGTTCATCCGAAAAGGTTATTATTGCCTGGATAAAGATTCGACCCCGGAGCACCTGGTATTTAACCGTACGGTATCTTTAAAAGATGCCTGGGCTAAAGGAAATAAATAA
- a CDS encoding phage holin family protein has translation MQENKEKSIEELYEDAKGYIDTRIEYTRLYLVEKVSKIFADLVTNAVVVICFILAFLFGTFTLALFLSDVLGSYARGFGCVALIYVVLALVVYYTKEKYIEKAIINFTIRNYFNKLADKDEEDEQKI, from the coding sequence ATGCAGGAAAATAAAGAGAAAAGTATTGAAGAGCTATACGAAGATGCGAAAGGGTATATTGATACAAGAATCGAATATACCAGGCTGTATCTGGTAGAAAAGGTGTCGAAAATATTTGCCGACCTGGTTACCAATGCCGTTGTTGTCATCTGTTTTATTTTGGCTTTTTTGTTTGGCACATTTACGCTGGCCTTATTCCTGTCAGATGTACTGGGTAGTTATGCCCGCGGATTTGGTTGCGTAGCACTCATTTATGTGGTTTTAGCACTCGTTGTATACTACACCAAGGAGAAATATATTGAGAAGGCTATAATTAACTTTACCATCCGAAATTATTTTAACAAACTGGCTGATAAGGACGAAGAAGATGAGCAGAAGATATAA
- the aspS gene encoding aspartate--tRNA ligase produces the protein MLRTTTCGALTIKNLGENVTLCGWVQKSRDLGGMTFIDIRDRYGITQLVFNMDDNRELCEAARNLGREFVIKATGQVVERSNKNLKIPTGEVEIKITALEVLNQAKLPPFLIEDETDGGDDLRMKYRYLDLRRNPVRNNMIIRHKIAQAVRRYLDGLDFIEVETPVLIKSTPEGARDFVVPSRMNAGEFYALPQSPQTFKQLLMVSGFDRYFQIVKCFRDEDLRADRQPEFTQIDCEMSFIEQEDILNTFEGLIRTLFKEIKGFDLPEVPRMQYADAMRLYGSDKPDTRFDMKFVELTDLVKGKDFPVFDQAELVIGINAKGCAGYTRKQVDELTDFIKRPQIGATGLIYLRHNEDGSLKSSVDKFYSEDELKKWSAALQTQPGDLVLVMAGNTEKVRKQLSELRLEMGSRLGLRDKNVFSALWVLDFPLLEWDEETERFHAMHHPFTSPKPEDIALLDTKPAEVRANAYDMVINGTEIGGGSIRIHDRALQALMFKHLGFSAEEAQKQFGFLMDAFEFGAPPHGGIAFGFDRLCSIFAGLDSIRDVIAFPKNNSGRDVMIDSPSTIDEKQLNELKIKSTI, from the coding sequence ATGTTAAGAACAACTACTTGCGGAGCTTTAACCATCAAGAACCTGGGAGAAAATGTAACCCTGTGTGGCTGGGTACAGAAATCAAGAGATTTAGGCGGAATGACTTTTATCGACATTCGCGACCGATATGGCATCACTCAACTGGTTTTCAATATGGACGACAATCGCGAATTGTGTGAAGCCGCCCGAAATCTGGGGCGTGAATTTGTCATCAAAGCAACCGGACAAGTAGTAGAGCGCTCTAACAAGAATCTTAAAATACCAACCGGTGAAGTAGAAATAAAAATTACGGCACTGGAAGTATTGAACCAGGCTAAATTGCCTCCCTTTTTAATAGAGGATGAAACTGATGGCGGGGATGACCTAAGGATGAAATACCGTTATCTGGACTTGCGCCGTAATCCGGTACGCAACAATATGATCATCCGTCATAAAATTGCACAAGCCGTTCGCCGCTATCTGGATGGATTGGACTTTATTGAAGTAGAAACCCCGGTATTGATCAAATCAACGCCCGAAGGAGCAAGGGATTTTGTGGTACCAAGCAGAATGAATGCCGGCGAGTTTTATGCCCTGCCTCAGTCGCCCCAAACTTTTAAGCAACTGTTAATGGTGTCGGGCTTCGACAGGTATTTTCAGATTGTAAAATGTTTCAGAGATGAAGATTTGCGCGCAGACAGACAGCCCGAATTTACACAGATTGACTGCGAGATGTCGTTTATTGAGCAGGAAGATATATTAAACACTTTTGAAGGACTGATCCGTACTTTATTTAAAGAAATCAAAGGATTTGACCTGCCTGAGGTACCAAGAATGCAATATGCCGATGCCATGCGTTTGTATGGATCGGACAAACCTGACACGCGTTTCGACATGAAGTTTGTAGAGTTGACAGACCTGGTTAAAGGAAAAGACTTTCCGGTATTTGATCAGGCGGAATTGGTTATTGGTATCAATGCAAAAGGTTGTGCCGGTTATACCCGTAAGCAAGTTGATGAATTAACTGATTTCATCAAACGTCCACAAATTGGTGCTACAGGCCTGATTTATTTAAGACATAACGAGGATGGTTCGTTAAAATCATCTGTAGATAAATTTTACAGTGAAGATGAGCTTAAAAAATGGTCGGCAGCCTTGCAAACACAACCAGGCGATTTAGTCCTGGTAATGGCAGGGAACACAGAAAAAGTACGTAAACAGCTGAGCGAACTTAGACTGGAAATGGGAAGCCGCCTGGGCTTACGCGATAAAAATGTATTCAGTGCGCTTTGGGTACTGGACTTTCCATTGCTGGAGTGGGACGAAGAAACCGAACGTTTCCACGCCATGCACCACCCTTTCACCTCACCAAAACCAGAAGACATTGCCTTACTGGACACCAAACCTGCCGAGGTGAGGGCAAATGCTTACGATATGGTTATCAATGGCACAGAAATAGGTGGTGGATCGATCAGGATTCACGATAGAGCATTGCAGGCCCTGATGTTTAAGCATTTAGGTTTCTCGGCTGAAGAAGCACAAAAGCAATTTGGATTCTTAATGGACGCCTTCGAATTTGGCGCGCCTCCACATGGTGGTATCGCCTTTGGATTTGACCGTCTGTGCTCGATATTTGCAGGACTGGATAGCATCAGGGACGTTATCGCTTTCCCTAAAAATAACTCGGGAAGAGATGTAATGATTGACAGCCCTTCAACAATTGATGAGAAACAACTGAATGAGTTAAAAATTAAATCAACGATTTAA
- a CDS encoding Zn-dependent hydrolase, producing MKQISKATVFIAGCSIMMGIASCNNPQQNSNQQTNKHTSAEDSLQKYVDERLAIYEKVKLTTNINDLTVNERKILPLLIQAAQIMDELFWKQAYPQRDSLLNTLKDEKTKAFVQINYGPWDRLNGDKPFISGIGPKPDAASFYPAGMTKEALKISDVKDKYGQYSVVQKDSTGKLFSVPYHTLYAAELQKASNLLKQAALLAEDAGFKKYLNLRADALISDNFTASDYAWLDMKTNNLDIIIGPIENYEDKLFNARASYEAYVLVKDKVWSKKLAKYVSMLPQLQQGLPVEAKYKKEKPGTDSELNAYDVVYYAGDCNAGSKTIAVNLPNDEVIQQKKGTRRSQLKNAMKAKFDKILMPIAKELIDKDQLQYVNFDAFFANVMFHEVAHGLGIKNTINGKGFVKEALQEQFSWLEEGKADVLGLYMVTGLLKKGELEGDIKQYYTTYMAGILRSVRFGAASAHGKANMQCFNFFKENGAFIRNESGTYRVDFAKFETAMNKLSNLIITLQGNGDKAAVEKTQREKAIITPELQSDLDKLTKKGIPVDVIFEQGVDVLGVK from the coding sequence ATGAAACAAATTAGCAAAGCAACTGTTTTTATTGCCGGATGCTCAATTATGATGGGAATAGCTTCATGCAACAACCCGCAGCAAAATAGTAACCAGCAAACCAATAAACATACTTCAGCAGAAGATAGTTTGCAAAAGTATGTAGACGAACGGCTTGCCATTTACGAAAAAGTAAAGCTAACCACAAATATCAACGACCTTACTGTTAACGAAAGGAAAATATTACCGCTACTGATCCAGGCCGCCCAAATTATGGATGAACTGTTCTGGAAACAGGCTTATCCGCAGCGTGACAGCCTCCTGAACACCCTTAAAGATGAAAAAACAAAAGCTTTTGTGCAGATTAATTATGGCCCTTGGGATAGGTTGAACGGAGATAAACCGTTTATTTCGGGCATTGGTCCTAAACCGGATGCCGCTAGTTTTTATCCGGCTGGTATGACCAAAGAAGCCTTAAAAATTTCTGACGTAAAAGACAAATACGGACAATACTCCGTAGTGCAAAAAGATAGCACAGGCAAATTGTTTTCTGTCCCTTATCATACGTTGTATGCCGCGGAATTGCAAAAAGCTTCAAACCTGTTAAAACAAGCCGCATTACTGGCAGAAGATGCAGGATTTAAGAAATACCTCAATCTGCGCGCCGACGCCTTGATTTCAGACAATTTTACAGCGAGCGATTATGCCTGGCTGGACATGAAGACCAACAACCTGGACATCATCATTGGTCCTATTGAGAATTATGAGGATAAATTGTTTAATGCCCGCGCATCCTATGAAGCTTACGTACTGGTAAAGGATAAGGTTTGGAGCAAAAAACTGGCAAAATATGTAAGCATGCTCCCTCAGTTACAACAAGGCTTACCGGTTGAGGCGAAATATAAAAAAGAAAAACCGGGTACAGACTCTGAACTGAATGCTTATGATGTGGTGTACTATGCGGGCGACTGCAATGCCGGATCAAAAACAATTGCTGTTAATTTACCGAACGATGAGGTGATACAGCAGAAAAAAGGAACCAGACGTTCGCAATTAAAAAATGCAATGAAAGCTAAATTTGATAAGATTTTAATGCCTATTGCTAAAGAACTAATAGACAAGGATCAACTTCAATATGTCAATTTTGATGCATTTTTCGCAAACGTGATGTTTCATGAGGTGGCGCATGGCTTGGGTATAAAAAATACCATAAATGGAAAAGGCTTTGTAAAAGAGGCCCTACAAGAGCAGTTTTCATGGCTTGAAGAGGGAAAAGCAGATGTATTGGGGCTTTATATGGTTACCGGACTACTTAAAAAGGGTGAACTGGAAGGTGATATTAAACAATATTACACCACTTATATGGCCGGCATTTTGCGCTCGGTGAGGTTTGGCGCAGCCAGTGCCCACGGAAAAGCAAATATGCAATGTTTTAATTTCTTTAAGGAAAATGGGGCATTCATCAGAAATGAAAGTGGCACTTATCGTGTAGATTTTGCAAAGTTCGAAACTGCGATGAATAAACTCAGCAATCTGATCATCACCCTTCAGGGCAATGGCGATAAAGCTGCCGTCGAAAAAACACAACGCGAAAAAGCCATCATCACTCCCGAATTACAATCTGATTTGGATAAGCTAACCAAAAAAGGTATTCCTGTAGACGTGATTTTTGAACAGGGTGTAGATGTTTTAGGTGTTAAATAG
- a CDS encoding enoyl-CoA hydratase/isomerase family protein: protein MTYQNILSVLKDQILYVTINREHKLNALNKETLAELADVISFAANEEEVRGVLLTGAGEKAFVAGADISEFSDYNSAQGEALARDGQTQIFDAIANCPKPVVAAINGFALGGGLELALACHIRIASENAKLGLPEVSLGLIPGYGGTQRLTQVVGRGRAIEMIATADMIAAVEAEKIGLINHVVPQNALIEKAEEVLNKIKLRAPLAVAAAIKSVNSAHNPQVNGFEVEIKEFGKCFNTEDFKEGTNAFLEKRKPVFLGK from the coding sequence ATGACTTACCAAAACATTCTATCCGTACTAAAAGATCAGATTTTATATGTTACCATTAACAGGGAACATAAGCTGAATGCATTAAATAAAGAGACCCTTGCCGAACTGGCAGATGTAATCTCTTTTGCTGCAAATGAAGAAGAGGTAAGGGGAGTGCTTTTGACAGGGGCCGGAGAAAAGGCTTTCGTTGCCGGCGCAGATATTTCGGAGTTCTCTGACTACAATAGTGCACAAGGTGAAGCCCTGGCCAGAGACGGACAGACACAGATTTTTGATGCCATAGCAAATTGCCCGAAGCCCGTTGTAGCGGCGATTAATGGTTTTGCTTTAGGCGGAGGATTGGAGCTGGCTTTGGCTTGCCATATTCGTATTGCGTCTGAAAATGCGAAACTGGGGCTTCCGGAAGTTTCTTTAGGACTTATTCCCGGATACGGAGGCACACAGCGGCTTACTCAGGTAGTCGGTAGGGGCAGGGCAATCGAAATGATTGCTACGGCTGATATGATTGCTGCAGTGGAGGCCGAAAAGATTGGCTTGATAAACCATGTGGTTCCTCAAAATGCTTTGATTGAAAAAGCTGAAGAGGTGCTGAACAAAATCAAACTAAGGGCTCCATTGGCTGTGGCTGCTGCAATAAAATCTGTCAATTCGGCCCATAACCCTCAGGTCAATGGATTTGAAGTAGAAATAAAGGAATTTGGCAAGTGTTTTAATACCGAAGATTTTAAAGAGGGAACAAATGCTTTTTTAGAAAAAAGGAAGCCGGTTTTTCTCGGGAAATAG
- a CDS encoding N-acetylmuramoyl-L-alanine amidase, giving the protein MVQYSKFTKTGLLVVSSILFVACTTNRYAASEKIYKEKAKTFAATIKTIPPPVQTIDGLDPASQSWVGSVNFGIRKPNYVIIHHTAQNSTQQTINTFIVKGKSEVSSHYVVGRDGKVVQMVNDYLRANHAGVGSWGNNSDLNSSSIGIELDNNGTTDPFTDAQIRSLVTLLDNLKKRYNIPTANFIGHADIAPGRKNDPKNFPWKVLAKRGFGLWYDEVLNMPPENFDAVSALRIMGYNVKNLNAAIEAFKIHFVQTDITQELTPADKLILFNLYKKYM; this is encoded by the coding sequence ATGGTACAATACTCAAAATTTACAAAAACTGGACTGCTCGTCGTTTCTTCTATTTTATTTGTGGCCTGTACAACCAACCGGTATGCTGCCAGCGAGAAAATATATAAAGAAAAAGCAAAGACTTTTGCAGCGACCATAAAGACGATACCTCCTCCTGTACAGACTATTGATGGCCTGGATCCGGCATCGCAGTCCTGGGTAGGGTCGGTAAATTTTGGTATTCGCAAACCTAATTATGTAATTATACACCATACCGCACAGAATTCGACTCAGCAAACCATCAATACGTTTATTGTAAAGGGTAAAAGTGAAGTTAGTTCGCATTATGTTGTGGGAAGAGACGGCAAAGTGGTACAGATGGTAAATGACTATCTGCGCGCCAATCACGCCGGGGTAGGAAGCTGGGGTAATAACAGTGACCTGAATTCTTCCTCTATTGGTATTGAACTGGATAACAATGGCACCACAGATCCTTTTACCGATGCACAGATCCGTAGCCTGGTTACACTTTTAGATAATCTGAAAAAGCGTTACAATATTCCAACCGCTAATTTTATCGGACATGCTGATATTGCTCCAGGACGGAAAAATGATCCTAAGAATTTTCCCTGGAAAGTATTGGCGAAGAGAGGCTTTGGATTATGGTATGATGAAGTCCTGAATATGCCTCCCGAGAATTTTGATGCGGTAAGTGCATTGCGGATTATGGGCTACAATGTAAAAAATCTGAATGCTGCAATTGAGGCTTTTAAGATTCATTTTGTACAAACGGATATTACGCAGGAGCTCACACCAGCTGATAAGCTGATCCTATTTAACCTGTATAAAAAGTATATGTAA
- a CDS encoding cobalamin B12-binding domain-containing protein → MSNALKRPIRVLVAKVGLDGHDRGAKVIATSLRDAGMEVIYTGLRQTPEMVVNAALQEDVDAIGVSILSGAHMTVFPKIIDIMKQKNVTDVLLTGGGIIPEGDMEKLKQIGVGELFAPGTTMETIVNYIKNWVAENRNF, encoded by the coding sequence ATGAGCAATGCATTAAAAAGACCTATCCGGGTTTTGGTGGCCAAGGTTGGACTGGATGGCCATGACCGGGGTGCCAAAGTAATCGCTACGTCGTTAAGGGATGCCGGCATGGAGGTGATTTATACGGGGCTGAGGCAGACGCCGGAAATGGTGGTAAATGCCGCTTTGCAGGAAGATGTGGATGCTATAGGGGTTTCCATTTTATCGGGCGCACATATGACGGTTTTTCCAAAAATCATAGACATTATGAAGCAAAAGAACGTGACTGATGTGCTGCTTACCGGTGGAGGTATTATACCTGAGGGGGATATGGAAAAACTGAAGCAGATTGGTGTAGGAGAATTATTTGCTCCCGGGACCACCATGGAAACTATTGTTAATTATATTAAAAACTGGGTTGCCGAAAATAGAAATTTTTAG